A portion of the Limibacter armeniacum genome contains these proteins:
- a CDS encoding GDSL-type esterase/lipase family protein → MKILMLGDSITDGFDTGKLLLNWDVNNQGVSGDSTHECAGRINGSWFNDIPYDYIFLCIGTNDLARYRHDDEILEWISHIYDKVRRHTKKGKFVFISLFPTRDNEPRPNDRIDGLNQKLHQLAEELRASYFDLNPYFKDESGRLKAEFTDDGLHLTDEGYQCWTGVLKVFISANIAETE, encoded by the coding sequence ATGAAAATACTGATGTTGGGTGACTCGATCACCGATGGGTTTGATACAGGAAAGCTGCTTTTGAACTGGGATGTCAATAATCAGGGTGTCTCTGGTGACAGTACCCATGAGTGCGCTGGAAGGATTAATGGTTCATGGTTCAATGATATTCCCTATGACTATATTTTTCTATGTATAGGCACCAATGACTTGGCTAGGTACCGCCATGATGATGAGATTCTGGAATGGATTTCCCATATCTATGATAAGGTAAGAAGACATACAAAGAAGGGAAAGTTTGTGTTTATTTCTCTTTTCCCGACAAGAGATAACGAGCCTCGTCCAAATGACCGAATTGATGGTTTAAACCAAAAACTGCATCAATTGGCAGAGGAGTTAAGAGCGTCCTATTTTGACCTGAACCCTTATTTTAAGGATGAGTCAGGAAGGTTGAAAGCCGAATTTACAGATGATGGTTTGCACCTGACTGATGAAGGATACCAATGTTGGACAGGTGTGTTGAAAGTCTTTATTTCTGCGAATATAGCGGAGACGGAATGA
- a CDS encoding S8 family peptidase, with translation MNYTQPKLWVAILLTIGFLSACTDQDEILQEPIQEVQEQLMTRQEIDKAIINSLQTSDEFNWNQASDRMLWSALLQGDSILTIGYKPTDESDISKRMANIDISQDQWKATKNEVLTEIVDLINAKNGSNLRVGNLSYFAHDVLPFFEIKVTDIEVISKIRSREDVRYAEPLGYEVDFGRGNTNVRTTSDSGCDSNYAGTLPSSDYHVVTPNAKVSWNYAYMNIEQAWNYSTGDNIGVGLIDTGISPNQNNLNGAFSSGLSTNRFIQKYGTYVNSIWWWGELDGPDDQCGHGTAMAGTIAAPRGSVGASVGVAYNANLVAYRGTGDVVINASNEKTGVADALVGIGNRSDVRIISMSIGDVFSNSKVADAIRYAYGKGKLIFAAAGTSTNFTNWYGVIFPATMSETVAVTGIKEGSYNKCDVCHSGSKVDFTIVMERAGSNTKPLTLAMSGNAPSTVGGSSVATATAAGIAALVWAKNPSWTRDQVLNKLKQTADLYPNKSSEYGWGTLNALAAVQ, from the coding sequence ATGAACTACACACAACCCAAACTATGGGTAGCAATCTTGCTAACCATTGGATTTTTGTCTGCATGTACTGACCAAGACGAAATCCTGCAAGAACCAATTCAAGAAGTCCAAGAACAACTGATGACCCGACAGGAAATCGACAAAGCCATCATCAACAGCCTCCAAACCTCCGACGAATTCAACTGGAACCAAGCCTCTGACAGAATGCTCTGGAGTGCCCTGCTACAAGGGGACAGTATCCTGACGATAGGCTACAAACCAACTGATGAAAGTGACATCTCCAAAAGAATGGCTAACATTGACATCAGTCAGGACCAATGGAAAGCCACCAAAAATGAGGTATTGACTGAAATCGTTGACCTGATCAATGCCAAAAATGGAAGTAACCTCAGAGTGGGTAACTTGTCGTATTTTGCACATGACGTACTCCCATTTTTTGAAATCAAGGTGACAGATATTGAGGTGATCTCAAAAATCCGAAGCCGTGAAGATGTACGCTATGCCGAACCACTTGGCTATGAGGTGGATTTCGGAAGAGGGAACACCAATGTCAGAACTACCAGCGACTCCGGTTGTGACAGTAACTATGCCGGCACATTGCCATCTTCTGACTACCATGTGGTCACACCAAATGCTAAGGTATCATGGAACTATGCCTATATGAATATCGAGCAGGCATGGAACTACAGTACAGGCGACAATATCGGTGTCGGACTGATTGACACTGGTATATCCCCTAACCAGAACAACCTGAATGGGGCTTTCAGCTCAGGACTGTCCACTAACCGTTTTATACAAAAATACGGCACCTATGTGAACTCCATCTGGTGGTGGGGCGAACTGGATGGTCCAGATGACCAGTGCGGTCACGGTACAGCAATGGCGGGTACCATAGCGGCTCCACGAGGCAGTGTAGGTGCTTCGGTTGGTGTTGCCTATAATGCCAACCTAGTAGCCTACCGTGGCACAGGTGATGTAGTCATCAATGCCAGCAATGAAAAAACAGGTGTAGCGGATGCCTTGGTAGGAATTGGCAACAGAAGTGATGTAAGAATCATCAGTATGTCGATTGGTGATGTATTCAGCAACTCAAAGGTAGCTGATGCCATCCGTTATGCTTATGGCAAAGGAAAACTGATCTTTGCAGCAGCAGGTACTTCCACCAACTTTACCAACTGGTACGGTGTTATCTTCCCTGCAACCATGTCAGAGACCGTAGCCGTAACAGGTATCAAGGAAGGTAGCTACAACAAATGTGATGTTTGCCACTCCGGCAGCAAGGTAGACTTTACCATTGTGATGGAGCGTGCTGGCAGCAATACCAAACCTTTGACGCTTGCCATGAGTGGCAATGCACCATCCACAGTAGGAGGCTCTTCGGTAGCAACTGCTACAGCAGCAGGTATCGCAGCCTTGGTATGGGCTAAAAACCCAAGCTGGACAAGGGATCAGGTACTAAACAAGCTGAAACAGACAGCTGACCTTTACCCTAACAAAAGTAGCGAATATGGGTGGGGAACCTTGAATGCATTGGCAGCAGTGCAGTAA
- a CDS encoding PQQ-binding-like beta-propeller repeat protein gives MKFIIILLTLLFVNSCLSKHDDKEMEHLTLVWKIDNIKWNATSLIYKENYLYGLTRNKIIKINFEDGKVIWENDNSTSYDNQQPLIIYDHIFVGGFDKITCFNLDGDIGWFNKIGDKIGQTLCHQDSLIFGSVRGQGIYAFDQNDGRIVWQTKPEYRQMSSSKPVIQSSLLIASDMDFSDKSNKYTAAIDPRNGGIIWKTAHTGYFGSKAVLDSQNIFVCYDSIYKKGMIRSLSVNDGKVNWETPLRPQAHYKPLVVGDKIFVPSYEKGITCLNKNTGEVLWNTSGKDYSPSTELINYKDGIFYGTFSRKFIGVDQDGNIFLEENFDYGIGNPLIINGELYVNDGGGSMYKLRL, from the coding sequence ATGAAATTCATAATAATATTATTGACTTTATTATTTGTTAATTCTTGTCTTTCAAAGCATGATGACAAAGAGATGGAGCACCTGACATTAGTCTGGAAAATCGACAATATAAAATGGAATGCAACATCATTGATATATAAAGAAAACTACCTCTATGGTTTGACACGTAATAAGATAATTAAAATAAATTTTGAAGATGGAAAAGTGATTTGGGAAAATGATAACAGTACTAGTTATGATAATCAACAGCCATTAATAATTTATGATCATATTTTTGTGGGAGGATTTGATAAAATCACGTGTTTCAACTTGGATGGTGATATTGGATGGTTTAATAAAATTGGGGATAAGATAGGACAGACCTTATGCCATCAAGATTCTTTGATTTTTGGATCCGTTAGGGGGCAAGGGATATATGCTTTCGATCAGAATGATGGTAGGATAGTATGGCAAACAAAACCTGAATATAGACAGATGTCATCGTCTAAGCCTGTTATTCAATCGTCATTACTGATAGCTAGTGACATGGATTTCTCTGATAAATCAAATAAGTACACTGCTGCAATCGATCCCCGAAATGGAGGTATTATCTGGAAAACTGCTCACACAGGTTATTTTGGTAGTAAAGCAGTCTTAGATAGTCAAAATATATTTGTCTGTTATGATTCTATCTATAAAAAAGGAATGATCCGATCACTGAGTGTAAATGATGGTAAAGTAAATTGGGAAACCCCTCTGCGTCCGCAAGCACATTATAAACCTTTAGTTGTAGGGGATAAAATTTTTGTTCCCTCATATGAAAAAGGCATTACCTGTTTAAACAAAAACACGGGTGAAGTTTTATGGAACACATCTGGAAAAGATTACTCACCTAGTACGGAACTGATTAATTATAAAGATGGAATATTCTATGGGACTTTTTCTAGGAAATTCATAGGTGTTGATCAAGATGGCAATATCTTCTTAGAAGAGAATTTTGATTATGGTATAGGAAATCCTTTAATAATCAATGGAGAGCTATATGTTAATGATGGTGGAGGGAGCATGTATAAGCTTAGACTTTAA
- a CDS encoding IS4 family transposase: MLTANILEILCGFQIVKGKPSKQVLAKLITALVEDENVQFHQIAKNLPSKAQKASRTKQVKRFMSGAVFNYQALMAWLFSCLPSGKITLCIDRTNWQSRKQAVNILAVTAYSHGVGFPLAFRLLDKKGNSHQQERIDLLKEVLQIVPPERIGKVIADREFIGKKWLRFMTMQGIVFCVRIPSHHKISIDGVEKTGEVWSKEGFRCTDRRATIYGMDLTLSMQMTKDKNGRKDYLIVVSNLMKRGLLSSYRKRWSIEVFFQSLKGRGFNLEATHLTKLDRLERLFAVVCMAFAVCHLFGVAFHEKVQNIKVKNHGYRENSYFRKGKDLLQEHFCTRSRQVGNEIKGLWKKFWRGISPKTPSEKLVFSWL; the protein is encoded by the coding sequence ATGTTGACTGCAAATATACTTGAAATCCTCTGCGGTTTCCAAATCGTCAAAGGCAAACCAAGCAAACAGGTACTAGCCAAGCTAATTACGGCCTTGGTGGAAGATGAAAATGTGCAATTTCATCAGATAGCCAAAAACTTGCCATCCAAGGCGCAAAAAGCTTCTCGGACCAAGCAAGTCAAACGCTTTATGTCAGGAGCTGTGTTCAATTATCAGGCCCTGATGGCATGGTTGTTTTCCTGCCTGCCATCCGGAAAGATCACCCTCTGCATTGACCGAACCAACTGGCAGTCCAGAAAGCAGGCAGTGAATATTCTGGCCGTGACAGCCTACAGTCATGGCGTGGGTTTCCCACTGGCTTTTCGGCTACTGGACAAAAAAGGAAACAGCCACCAGCAGGAGCGTATTGATTTGCTGAAGGAAGTGCTTCAGATTGTACCTCCCGAGCGGATCGGGAAAGTGATTGCAGACCGGGAGTTTATCGGCAAAAAGTGGCTTCGGTTTATGACCATGCAAGGGATTGTCTTCTGCGTTCGGATTCCATCACACCACAAAATCAGCATCGATGGTGTGGAGAAAACAGGAGAGGTATGGAGCAAAGAAGGCTTTCGCTGTACTGACCGAAGAGCGACGATCTATGGAATGGACCTGACTCTTTCCATGCAGATGACCAAGGATAAAAACGGGCGAAAGGACTACCTGATCGTAGTCTCAAACCTGATGAAAAGAGGCTTGCTGTCAAGCTATAGAAAACGGTGGAGCATCGAGGTGTTCTTCCAGTCGCTCAAAGGGCGGGGATTCAACCTGGAAGCCACTCACCTGACCAAATTGGATCGGCTTGAAAGACTTTTTGCTGTGGTGTGTATGGCCTTTGCTGTTTGTCACTTATTTGGCGTGGCTTTCCATGAAAAAGTACAAAACATAAAAGTAAAGAACCACGGTTACAGGGAGAACAGCTATTTCAGAAAGGGAAAAGATCTGTTGCAGGAACATTTCTGTACGAGATCCCGCCAAGTAGGTAATGAGATCAAAGGACTTTGGAAGAAGTTTTGGAGGGGAATTAGTCCCAAAACACCATCTGAAAAACTGGTTTTTAGTTGGTTATAA
- a CDS encoding fibroblast growth factor — protein MTIDFFKVDFQLVDIQFKRSKGYRYVFENLSGKEKYFLLSNPYFFNLNSYHSIFRIKTCKFLDNYFRSLATVTIILDILFLIFKGNGILIIPAVPFLICLYVLTLLLSVPYYSFQLKKEKNYIDDCVKIKGVVHSKRYKNSGEDQTLYLNVRYVVEDKAYRYEYAPDGSPSDWGKVGDQVDLYVGERFPRVVKINNYGNKNLLEILVPLLTVIVIVRLLFLI, from the coding sequence ATGACAATAGATTTTTTTAAAGTTGACTTTCAATTAGTTGATATCCAATTTAAACGTTCTAAAGGGTATCGATATGTGTTTGAAAATTTAAGCGGTAAGGAGAAGTATTTCTTGTTGTCAAATCCCTACTTTTTCAACTTGAATAGTTATCATTCAATTTTTCGAATAAAGACTTGTAAGTTTTTAGATAATTATTTTAGATCCTTAGCTACTGTCACTATAATTTTGGATATACTCTTTCTTATTTTTAAAGGTAACGGAATCTTAATTATTCCTGCTGTTCCATTTTTGATATGTCTATATGTGTTGACTCTATTATTAAGTGTGCCATATTATTCCTTTCAGTTAAAGAAAGAGAAGAATTATATAGATGATTGTGTCAAAATAAAAGGAGTTGTCCACAGTAAGAGGTATAAAAACTCAGGGGAAGACCAAACTTTGTATCTAAATGTAAGATATGTTGTCGAGGACAAAGCTTATAGGTATGAATACGCTCCAGATGGTTCCCCTTCTGATTGGGGAAAAGTTGGCGATCAGGTAGACTTATATGTGGGAGAAAGATTCCCAAGAGTTGTCAAAATTAATAATTATGGAAACAAGAATTTGTTAGAGATACTTGTTCCGTTACTGACAGTAATCGTAATAGTTAGACTGTTATTTCTAATTTAG
- a CDS encoding IS4 family transposase, with the protein MLTANILEILCGFQIVKGKPSKQVLAKLITALVEDENVQFHQIAKNLPSKAQKASRTKQVKRFMSGAVFNYQALMAWLFSCLPSGKITLCIDRTNWQSRKQAVNILAVTAYSHGVGFPLAFRLLDKKGNSHQQERIDLLKEVLQIVPPERIGKVIADREFIGKKWLRFMTMQGIVFCVRIPSHHKINIDGVEKTGEVWSKEGFRCTDRRATIYGMDLTLSMQMTKDKNGRKDYLIVVSNLMKSGLLSSYRKRWSIEVFFQSLKGRGFNLEATHLTKLDRLERLFAVVCMAFAVCHLFGVAFHEKVQNIKVKNHGYRENSYFRKGKDLLQEHFCTRPRQVGNEIKGLWKKFWRGISSKTPSEKLVFSWL; encoded by the coding sequence ATGTTGACTGCAAATATACTTGAAATCCTCTGCGGTTTCCAAATCGTCAAAGGCAAACCAAGCAAACAGGTACTAGCCAAGCTAATTACGGCCTTGGTGGAAGATGAAAATGTGCAATTTCATCAGATAGCCAAAAACTTGCCATCCAAGGCACAAAAAGCTTCTCGGACCAAGCAAGTCAAACGCTTTATGTCAGGAGCTGTGTTCAATTATCAGGCCCTGATGGCATGGTTGTTTTCCTGCCTGCCATCCGGAAAGATCACCCTCTGCATTGACCGAACCAACTGGCAGTCCAGAAAGCAGGCAGTGAATATTCTGGCCGTGACGGCCTACAGTCATGGCGTGGGTTTCCCACTGGCTTTTCGGCTACTGGACAAAAAAGGAAACAGCCACCAGCAGGAGCGTATTGATTTGCTGAAGGAAGTGCTTCAGATTGTACCTCCCGAGCGGATCGGGAAAGTGATTGCAGACCGAGAGTTTATCGGCAAAAAGTGGCTTCGGTTTATGACCATGCAAGGGATTGTCTTCTGCGTTCGGATTCCATCACACCACAAAATCAACATCGATGGTGTGGAGAAAACAGGAGAGGTATGGAGCAAAGAAGGTTTTCGTTGCACTGACCGAAGAGCGACGATCTATGGAATGGACCTGACCCTTTCCATGCAGATGACCAAGGATAAAAACGGGCGAAAGGACTACCTGATCGTAGTCTCAAACCTGATGAAAAGCGGCTTGCTGTCAAGCTATAGAAAACGGTGGAGCATCGAGGTGTTCTTCCAGTCGCTCAAAGGGCGGGGATTCAACCTGGAAGCCACTCACCTGACCAAATTGGATCGGCTTGAAAGACTTTTTGCTGTGGTGTGTATGGCCTTTGCTGTTTGTCACTTATTTGGCGTGGCTTTCCATGAAAAAGTACAAAACATAAAAGTAAAGAACCACGGTTACAGGGAGAACAGCTATTTCAGAAAGGGAAAAGATCTGTTGCAGGAGCATTTCTGTACGAGACCCCGCCAAGTAGGTAATGAGATCAAAGGACTTTGGAAGAAGTTTTGGAGGGGAATTAGTTCCAAAACACCATCTGAAAAACTGGTTTTTAGTTGGTTATAA
- a CDS encoding TonB-dependent receptor, which yields MKVFVTFISLFLICSFAWGQTSVKGRINDEKGAPIQGASVIAYPVGQNTILGFGISSEDGAYNVSLKNPSDSVQVTVRSLGFEIQSRVISIQNLTADFTMITADKYLKELEIKADPITAEGDTINYTTDAFAREGDESLEDVLKRLPGVEVSKNGTISYQGRSINKFYIEGKDLLGGQYTIASKNLPKNAVASIEVIKDHQPIKMLQDVVHSIDPAINIVLKEGVTVTGNAEVGGGVPSIWYGKLTPMLFNKKHQSVNVISSTNSGRDELSMFNYASLYDFLEFGGVMESNPPYLLGIPPIENNLFNKSEYNDHQTHVITTNYITGFGKGDLKVNIDAYDDLRFQESITDLQYFIPNDTIQIQNSQRADYREKYLKTRLTFEHNEKEGYFNNVFHFKVKDHSTVHFFITN from the coding sequence ATGAAAGTATTTGTCACATTTATATCTCTCTTCTTAATCTGTTCTTTTGCTTGGGGACAAACTTCCGTTAAAGGGCGTATCAATGATGAAAAAGGTGCGCCTATCCAGGGGGCTAGCGTTATTGCTTATCCAGTAGGCCAAAATACCATTTTGGGCTTTGGTATTTCCAGTGAGGATGGTGCTTATAATGTTAGCCTTAAAAATCCTTCGGACAGTGTTCAAGTTACTGTTCGCTCTTTAGGATTTGAAATTCAAAGCAGGGTTATTTCAATTCAAAATTTAACGGCTGACTTCACAATGATTACAGCTGATAAATACCTGAAAGAACTAGAAATTAAAGCGGATCCTATTACGGCTGAAGGTGATACCATTAATTATACCACAGATGCTTTTGCCAGAGAGGGGGATGAGTCTCTTGAGGATGTATTGAAACGCCTTCCGGGAGTTGAGGTAAGTAAAAATGGAACTATTTCTTATCAGGGGAGGTCTATCAATAAGTTCTATATCGAGGGCAAAGACCTTCTTGGTGGCCAGTATACGATTGCCTCTAAGAACCTTCCTAAAAATGCGGTTGCATCCATAGAAGTCATCAAAGACCACCAACCTATCAAAATGCTACAAGATGTAGTGCATTCCATTGATCCAGCCATCAATATTGTGCTCAAAGAAGGAGTGACAGTGACCGGAAATGCAGAGGTAGGAGGAGGTGTACCTAGTATTTGGTATGGCAAATTGACGCCCATGCTTTTTAATAAAAAACATCAAAGTGTAAATGTCATTTCCTCTACAAACAGTGGGAGGGATGAGCTTAGTATGTTTAATTATGCAAGCCTCTATGACTTTCTTGAGTTTGGGGGGGTGATGGAGAGCAATCCACCTTATCTTTTGGGTATTCCTCCTATTGAAAATAACCTTTTCAATAAGTCTGAATATAATGACCATCAAACACACGTAATTACAACCAATTACATTACTGGTTTTGGTAAGGGAGATTTGAAAGTAAATATTGATGCTTATGATGACTTACGTTTTCAGGAGTCCATTACAGATTTACAATATTTTATCCCAAACGATACCATTCAAATTCAAAACTCACAGCGGGCTGATTATCGAGAGAAGTATCTAAAAACAAGACTAACTTTTGAACATAATGAGAAAGAAGGTTACTTCAATAATGTATTTCATTTTAAGGTCAAAGACCACTCTACGGTACACTTTTTTATAACCAACTAA
- a CDS encoding GLPGLI family protein: MKHILLFFIILFSSQISYCQEELGQSEVKCIYNYSFQPWENDTTSIEDDYVLVFNKDHSLFTPLKAHERSVFWQQQNASIANLMSVNSKDAGLEFSSANCYLNIYKNYQENYSEFIHSSNTTLVNYMFTESKSDLIWNITEEMDTIQNYLCYKATTQYGKYDIVAWFTPEIPHSDGPHAFWGLPGLIVKLYDSKHIHNFLLKSVENYDTYAIKISGIIRYISTRKEKDVPKIIKNANKLLDKGYSLVPEIYLDTKVKPIEDNSPENINAIKLKYILYDNSLFKFNTQNSQ, encoded by the coding sequence ATGAAACATATACTTTTATTTTTTATCATCTTATTTTCTTCTCAAATAAGCTATTGTCAAGAAGAATTAGGTCAATCGGAGGTGAAATGTATATATAACTATTCTTTTCAACCTTGGGAAAACGATACAACATCTATAGAAGATGATTATGTGTTAGTTTTTAATAAGGATCACTCTTTATTTACCCCGCTTAAAGCACATGAAAGAAGTGTTTTTTGGCAACAACAAAATGCTTCTATTGCTAATTTAATGAGTGTTAATAGCAAAGATGCTGGATTAGAATTCTCCTCAGCTAATTGTTATTTAAATATTTATAAGAACTACCAAGAAAATTATTCAGAGTTTATTCATTCAAGTAATACAACACTAGTAAATTATATGTTTACTGAATCCAAATCAGATTTGATATGGAACATTACTGAAGAGATGGACACTATTCAAAATTACCTTTGCTATAAGGCCACAACTCAATACGGTAAATATGATATAGTGGCTTGGTTTACTCCTGAAATTCCTCATTCTGATGGTCCACATGCTTTTTGGGGATTACCAGGTCTTATTGTAAAACTTTATGACAGTAAACATATTCATAATTTTCTACTTAAAAGTGTAGAAAATTACGATACCTATGCTATAAAAATCTCAGGAATTATAAGGTATATCTCTACTAGAAAGGAAAAAGACGTCCCTAAGATTATTAAGAATGCGAATAAGTTATTAGACAAGGGGTATAGCCTTGTGCCGGAAATTTACTTGGATACTAAGGTAAAACCGATTGAGGATAATTCCCCCGAAAATATCAACGCGATAAAACTAAAGTATATCTTATATGATAACTCACTTTTTAAATTTAATACGCAAAACTCGCAATAA
- a CDS encoding WG repeat-containing protein, translating to MRKHVWLTAILTGLLNLAFAQGNETLIPFRHGQVWGAVDKDFNEVIPFNYDQVSFLTDQYYKVKIKGTEGVMDNKGRYVIEAKYDAVAPLNDTLFQVFLDGKVGAKLDTGTTILPIQYKTITSVKDTPYLIVEMEKKFGVMDVKGKERIKLYFDGVNHFRDQYFTVREGSRYMLVDDQMQSITKDYYDDIVALGETLLLIKRGEKWGCMDYSGKLVVPILFDRVMEAEKGYLQVQKGEQFGLYNLEGKQLLPVEFGKQIYLFESQKVWVSKGQNWLEYQLDNRQYQPVAYTVVVDSLRGYVRVMKDDNMVLVNKQMEEVTPTKYYEVKPYNSQLFMVQREKKWGLIDKKGVEILPLEYDNINDFLNGERKHKAAFEYDRIWDMPETDNNKQKKVTDNEGLNKVKKGEKWALINGEGKLLTPAVFDEIGITDQEGPVWIRQGELYGALAANGKQLIAPAYQGIEWNQEREVFKVIVNDKNGIVDKSGKTLVAPTYNQLLWCKDGKQLIVKKNNQWGCIALDDQTIIPFEYDRLMDLDKEYLVGIKTDKAVLLDRNGKVVIPAKYTHIELARDKQRKPIEGLFVVRDGYKAGLVNRNGKELIPAQYDQLNYERDGLIRVQQNKLGGYFDTTGTKYFAE from the coding sequence ATGAGAAAACATGTGTGGCTGACTGCTATACTGACAGGCTTACTGAACTTAGCTTTTGCTCAGGGCAATGAAACTTTGATTCCCTTCCGTCATGGACAGGTTTGGGGAGCGGTGGATAAAGATTTTAATGAAGTTATTCCTTTTAACTATGATCAGGTTTCTTTTCTGACTGACCAGTATTACAAAGTCAAGATAAAAGGAACGGAAGGCGTAATGGACAACAAAGGACGCTATGTAATCGAGGCAAAATACGATGCTGTAGCCCCATTGAACGATACCCTGTTTCAGGTTTTTTTGGACGGAAAAGTAGGCGCTAAGCTAGATACAGGAACCACTATATTGCCAATCCAATACAAAACCATTACGTCAGTTAAAGATACGCCTTACTTGATTGTGGAGATGGAGAAGAAATTTGGCGTGATGGATGTGAAAGGAAAGGAGCGGATCAAACTTTACTTCGATGGGGTCAACCACTTCAGAGACCAGTACTTTACAGTAAGGGAAGGTAGTCGCTATATGTTGGTGGATGACCAAATGCAGTCCATAACCAAAGACTATTATGATGATATTGTAGCATTGGGGGAAACTTTACTGCTGATTAAAAGAGGAGAAAAATGGGGTTGTATGGACTATAGCGGCAAGCTGGTTGTACCCATTCTTTTTGATAGGGTGATGGAAGCTGAAAAAGGTTATTTACAGGTTCAGAAAGGGGAGCAGTTTGGACTTTATAATCTTGAAGGTAAACAGCTCTTGCCCGTTGAGTTTGGTAAACAAATCTATCTTTTTGAAAGCCAAAAAGTCTGGGTCAGTAAAGGTCAGAATTGGTTAGAGTATCAGTTGGATAATCGACAGTATCAACCAGTAGCCTACACAGTAGTAGTGGATAGTCTGAGAGGATATGTCAGGGTGATGAAGGATGATAACATGGTATTGGTAAATAAGCAGATGGAAGAAGTAACGCCTACTAAATACTATGAGGTTAAACCCTACAACAGTCAGTTGTTTATGGTGCAGAGAGAAAAGAAATGGGGGCTGATTGACAAAAAAGGAGTAGAGATACTTCCACTTGAATATGACAACATCAATGACTTTTTAAATGGTGAACGAAAACATAAAGCAGCTTTTGAATACGACCGTATTTGGGATATGCCTGAAACAGATAACAATAAGCAGAAGAAAGTCACCGACAACGAAGGGCTGAACAAAGTAAAGAAAGGAGAGAAATGGGCACTGATCAATGGAGAAGGCAAATTACTGACTCCTGCTGTCTTTGACGAAATTGGGATTACCGATCAGGAAGGTCCCGTATGGATCAGACAGGGAGAATTGTATGGCGCATTGGCAGCCAATGGCAAACAACTGATTGCACCAGCCTATCAGGGGATAGAATGGAATCAGGAGCGGGAAGTGTTTAAAGTGATTGTCAATGACAAAAACGGTATTGTAGACAAGAGTGGTAAGACCTTGGTAGCACCCACTTATAACCAGTTGCTTTGGTGTAAGGACGGTAAACAATTAATCGTCAAAAAAAATAACCAATGGGGATGTATTGCACTCGATGATCAAACCATAATTCCATTTGAATATGACCGACTGATGGATTTAGATAAGGAATATCTAGTGGGAATAAAAACTGATAAAGCGGTTTTACTGGATAGAAATGGGAAGGTAGTGATACCTGCAAAGTACACCCATATCGAATTGGCAAGGGATAAGCAGCGTAAACCAATTGAAGGGTTGTTTGTAGTAAGGGATGGTTACAAGGCAGGACTTGTAAATCGGAATGGAAAAGAATTGATTCCAGCCCAGTATGATCAATTAAATTATGAACGTGATGGGCTGATCAGGGTACAGCAAAATAAGCTGGGAGGTTATTTTGATACAACAGGAACCAAGTATTTTGCAGAGTGA